The genomic window GTTGAGTGGCGATCATTACAAATGGCGCTTGATGCGAGCGTGCGGCGTTCCTGAAGAAAAAATCACTGGTCACGCCTCCGATTACGAAAAATTCTATGCCTGGTGCCAAACAGTGCCAAAAATCATCGGCAATCCTTTATATACTTGGACACACCTTGAACTGAAACGTTTCTTCCAAATCGATCTACTGATCAACGAAGAAAATGCCCTTAAAATCTGGGAACAGGCAAATAAACGCTTAACTGAACCAGCATTTCGTCGAAGAGAGATTGCAAAGAATGCGAACGTGACCGTCATTTGTACAACAGATGATCCGATCGATGAATTGGTCTATCATCAATTACTGGCAAAAGAAGAGCCTGATCTCAAAGTATTACCAGCGTTTCGCCCCGATGCTGCCCTGAATCTCACTCGCGATACATTTTCTGAGTGGGTCGCAAACTTAGCTCGCGTAGTTGGACAACCAATCGCTGATTACAGTTCTTTGATCCGCGCATTAAGTCAACGGATCGACTATTTTCATCAGCATGGCTGTCGACTATCAGATCATGGCTTAGATCACCTGTCCTATCACCCCGCTTCTGAAAAAGAACTTGAACAGATTTTCCAGAAAGCATTATTAAATGAAACACTGACACAAACGGAAATTGATGCTTACCGAAGCGAAACACTCAATCGGCTGATTGCTCTGTATCATGCACGTGGTTGGACCATGCAGTTGCATCTGCATGCGTATCGTAACTGTAATACCCAAGCCTTCACACGTTTAGGTCCAGATACTGGTTATGATGGGATCAACGACCAACCACTATCCAGTCACTTGCAGCGACTACTCGATCACGCCGATAAAACCGATCAATTACCTAAAACGATTCTTTACTCGCTCAATCCAAATGACTATCCCTTACTTCTTGCGTTGATGGGTAGCTTTCAAAAGGAAACGGCTGGCAAACTTCAACTCGGTTCTGGTTGGTGGTATAACGACACCCGAGCAGGCATGCGTGAGCAGATGACACAACTTGCTGATGGCGGTGTTTTAGGCAATTTCGTCGGTATGTTGACGGATTCTCGGAGCTTTCTTTCTTATACACGTCATGAATATTTCCGCAGGGTCCTCTGTGAATTGATCGGTGAAATCGTTGAACGAGGCGAAGCACCCGAAGACGTCAATCTTTTAGGAACCTTGGTAGAAGATATTTGTTATACAAATGCACAACACTATTTCGGTTTTTTTGAGAAGGAAGCGTGACGAT from Enterococcus sp. DIV1094 includes these protein-coding regions:
- the uxaC gene encoding glucuronate isomerase, producing the protein MFLSDDFLLTNQWAKKLYHSYAKKMPIIDYHCHLSPKEIYENKAFTNLTEAWLSGDHYKWRLMRACGVPEEKITGHASDYEKFYAWCQTVPKIIGNPLYTWTHLELKRFFQIDLLINEENALKIWEQANKRLTEPAFRRREIAKNANVTVICTTDDPIDELVYHQLLAKEEPDLKVLPAFRPDAALNLTRDTFSEWVANLARVVGQPIADYSSLIRALSQRIDYFHQHGCRLSDHGLDHLSYHPASEKELEQIFQKALLNETLTQTEIDAYRSETLNRLIALYHARGWTMQLHLHAYRNCNTQAFTRLGPDTGYDGINDQPLSSHLQRLLDHADKTDQLPKTILYSLNPNDYPLLLALMGSFQKETAGKLQLGSGWWYNDTRAGMREQMTQLADGGVLGNFVGMLTDSRSFLSYTRHEYFRRVLCELIGEIVERGEAPEDVNLLGTLVEDICYTNAQHYFGFFEKEA